One Streptomyces drozdowiczii DNA segment encodes these proteins:
- a CDS encoding SDR family oxidoreductase codes for MRAFVTGATGWIGSAVVDELLAAGHEVVGLTRSPEGEQKLTAKGAAALRGDLDDLDALRRGAADADAVIHLANKHDWGNPAESDRAERAAVAALGDALAGSNRPLLVASALSGLVEGRPATEDDASPAVGPDSNRGGSENLALDYVAQGVRTVIVRFAPSVHGRGDWGFVNFLTAAARKQSASGYIGDGSTTWSAVHRTDAARLIRLGMEQAPAGTRLHAVAEESVTTKEIAEAIGRSLGLPVVSVAPEDAGPHFGFVGHFFASTMTATSTTTRQLLSWQPSGPSLIEDIDAGAYTA; via the coding sequence ATGCGTGCGTTTGTCACTGGAGCGACCGGTTGGATCGGATCCGCCGTCGTCGACGAGCTCCTCGCCGCCGGCCACGAGGTCGTCGGTCTGACCCGGTCGCCGGAAGGCGAGCAGAAGCTGACCGCCAAGGGCGCGGCTGCTCTGCGCGGCGACCTCGACGACCTCGACGCTCTGCGGCGCGGCGCGGCCGACGCCGACGCCGTCATCCATCTCGCCAACAAGCACGACTGGGGCAACCCGGCGGAGTCCGACCGCGCCGAGCGCGCCGCCGTCGCCGCGCTCGGGGACGCCTTGGCCGGGAGCAACCGGCCCCTGCTCGTCGCGTCCGCGCTGTCCGGTCTCGTGGAGGGCCGGCCGGCCACCGAGGACGACGCCTCACCCGCCGTCGGTCCCGACTCCAACCGCGGCGGCAGCGAGAACCTCGCCCTCGACTACGTCGCCCAGGGCGTGCGGACGGTGATCGTACGTTTCGCGCCGAGCGTGCACGGCCGCGGCGACTGGGGATTCGTCAACTTCCTGACCGCCGCCGCCCGCAAGCAGAGCGCCTCGGGCTACATCGGTGACGGATCCACCACCTGGTCGGCGGTGCACCGCACCGACGCCGCCCGCCTCATCCGCCTCGGCATGGAACAGGCCCCCGCCGGCACGCGTCTGCACGCCGTGGCCGAGGAGAGCGTCACCACCAAGGAGATCGCCGAAGCCATCGGCCGCAGCCTCGGCCTTCCGGTCGTCTCCGTCGCACCCGAGGACGCCGGGCCCCATTTCGGGTTCGTCGGGCACTTCTTCGCGTCGACGATGACCGCCACCAGCACGACCACCCGGCAGCTGCTGTCCTGGCAGCCCAGCGGCCCCAGCCTCATCGAGGACATCGACGCGGGCGCCTACACCGCCTGA
- a CDS encoding indole-3-glycerol phosphate synthase has product MIEKALTAGDVEFVTTLHGEERTSFVVLMQPRGDQADVLLRAIDDLAMGELKEAARESEEPEGRSARESAGLALEVSLEALRQAGSEAVGQVIESHPLDKLTSVVEESRADEVIVLTAPHYVEEFFHRDWASRARHKVGVPVLKLFAHSE; this is encoded by the coding sequence ATGATCGAGAAGGCCCTCACCGCCGGGGACGTCGAATTCGTCACCACCCTGCACGGGGAGGAGCGCACCTCCTTCGTCGTCCTCATGCAGCCGCGCGGCGACCAGGCGGACGTCCTGCTGCGGGCCATCGACGACCTGGCGATGGGCGAACTGAAGGAAGCGGCCCGCGAGAGCGAGGAGCCCGAGGGCAGGAGCGCCAGGGAGTCGGCCGGGCTCGCCCTCGAAGTGTCCCTGGAGGCCCTGCGCCAGGCGGGCTCCGAGGCCGTCGGCCAGGTGATCGAGAGCCACCCCCTGGACAAGCTCACCTCGGTGGTCGAGGAGTCCCGGGCCGACGAGGTCATCGTGCTGACCGCGCCCCACTACGTCGAGGAGTTCTTCCACCGCGACTGGGCGTCCCGCGCCCGGCACAAGGTCGGCGTCCCGGTGCTCAAGCTCTTCGCGCACAGCGAATAG
- a CDS encoding SMI1/KNR4 family protein, whose amino-acid sequence MMIGMNTEACDPAELAALREIFLSRPEALPPIGSVAVRSFEEEHGILLPEPYRTFVAEVSDGLRAGPPYYGLLPLAQTPEDWGSDRPERLLAEPFPLTTAWLWEAEDDEATLSDQEFEDLAAPVYDHGSLLLGTDGCGMYWHLIVTGPQRGHVWLIDENGAIPFGTRPGVSLMPGTPGFLGWVTHWAQGRSWFADTP is encoded by the coding sequence ATGATGATCGGCATGAACACGGAAGCCTGTGACCCAGCCGAGTTGGCCGCCCTTCGCGAGATCTTCCTGTCCCGTCCCGAGGCGCTGCCGCCCATCGGCTCGGTCGCGGTGCGGTCCTTCGAGGAGGAACACGGCATCCTGCTTCCGGAGCCGTACCGCACATTCGTGGCGGAGGTCAGCGACGGACTGCGCGCCGGGCCGCCCTACTACGGTCTGCTGCCCCTCGCGCAAACGCCCGAGGACTGGGGCTCGGACCGCCCCGAGCGCCTGCTTGCAGAACCTTTTCCTCTCACGACGGCGTGGCTGTGGGAGGCGGAGGACGACGAGGCGACTCTGTCCGATCAGGAGTTCGAAGACCTGGCAGCCCCCGTGTACGACCACGGCTCACTGCTGCTGGGCACCGATGGCTGCGGCATGTACTGGCACCTGATCGTCACCGGTCCGCAGCGCGGTCACGTCTGGCTGATCGACGAGAACGGCGCGATACCCTTCGGCACCCGACCAGGCGTGTCCCTGATGCCGGGCACGCCTGGTTTCCTCGGTTGGGTGACCCACTGGGCCCAGGGCCGCTCCTGGTTCGCGGACACGCCCTAG
- a CDS encoding TetR/AcrR family transcriptional regulator: protein MVESNGRGRPRSESARTAVLHAVDDLLVEVGYAALTMKGIAERAGVGRQTVYRWWSNKAEVLYEASVLDAQHELAAPLSGDAREDVRAYLDALVTFLTRSHAGAAYRALLGEAQHDPDVALLLASRDVLEDSAAGVVDAVRTASGTTLSTQQATALLIGPPFFRILSGHDASDIDTGTLADRFMRVMGCP from the coding sequence ATGGTGGAGAGCAACGGCCGGGGACGGCCACGCAGCGAGAGCGCACGGACCGCCGTGCTGCACGCCGTCGACGACCTCCTGGTCGAGGTCGGATACGCGGCACTGACGATGAAGGGCATCGCTGAGCGGGCGGGCGTGGGCCGCCAGACCGTCTACCGCTGGTGGTCGAACAAGGCGGAGGTGCTGTACGAGGCGAGCGTGCTCGACGCCCAGCACGAGCTCGCGGCGCCCCTGAGCGGAGATGCCCGCGAGGATGTGAGGGCCTACCTCGACGCTCTGGTCACCTTCTTGACCCGTTCCCACGCCGGGGCGGCTTACCGGGCCCTTCTGGGAGAGGCGCAGCACGATCCGGACGTCGCCCTCCTGCTGGCCTCCCGCGACGTCCTCGAAGACAGTGCGGCAGGGGTCGTGGACGCCGTACGCACGGCCAGTGGCACGACCCTCTCCACCCAGCAGGCGACCGCGCTCCTGATCGGGCCGCCCTTCTTCCGCATCCTGTCCGGCCATGACGCGAGCGACATCGACACCGGGACTCTGGCCGACCGGTTCATGCGGGTTATGGGCTGTCCCTGA
- a CDS encoding pyrimidine reductase family protein: protein MRRLFPVTDLTAADTSGEWSLDRLADAYAYPAADGPWLRANMVSTLDGAAQHDGRSQPISCESDMRIFGTLRGLADVVIAGAQTVRQEGYRPARARDAFAARRAAAGQTPAPAVAVVSGSLDLDFSLPLFVSPLVPTLVLTGAGAPPDRIATARKAGAEVVIAGEGSRVDPARAVRELADRGHRRLLTEGGPRLLGQFVAEGVLDELCLTVAPLLTAGDAQRIAGGPAVEVPKRFALASLLEEDGFLFTRYRRP from the coding sequence ATGCGACGCCTGTTCCCCGTGACCGACCTGACCGCGGCCGACACCTCCGGCGAATGGAGCCTGGACCGCCTCGCCGACGCCTACGCCTACCCTGCCGCGGACGGCCCCTGGCTGCGCGCCAACATGGTGTCCACGCTGGACGGGGCCGCCCAGCACGACGGCCGCTCGCAGCCGATCTCCTGCGAGAGCGACATGCGGATCTTCGGCACCCTGCGCGGCCTCGCCGACGTGGTGATCGCGGGCGCCCAGACCGTACGCCAGGAGGGTTACCGCCCGGCCAGGGCGCGGGACGCCTTCGCGGCGCGCCGGGCGGCGGCCGGGCAGACCCCGGCCCCGGCCGTCGCCGTGGTCAGCGGCAGCCTGGACCTGGACTTCTCGCTCCCGCTCTTCGTCTCGCCGCTGGTCCCGACGCTCGTGCTGACCGGTGCGGGCGCGCCCCCGGACCGGATCGCGACGGCCCGGAAGGCGGGCGCCGAGGTGGTGATCGCGGGGGAGGGCTCGCGCGTCGACCCGGCCCGCGCCGTGCGGGAGCTGGCCGACCGGGGGCACCGGCGGCTGCTCACGGAGGGCGGGCCCCGGCTGCTCGGCCAGTTCGTGGCGGAAGGCGTGCTGGACGAGCTGTGCCTGACCGTCGCGCCGCTGCTCACGGCCGGTGACGCCCAGCGGATCGCGGGCGGGCCCGCCGTCGAGGTGCCGAAACGATTCGCCCTGGCCTCGCTGCTGGAGGAGGACGGCTTCCTCTTCACCCGCTACCGCCGGCCCTGA
- the msrB gene encoding peptide-methionine (R)-S-oxide reductase MsrB, with translation MPYDVEKPDEQWREELTPAEYAVLRKAGTEPAFVGEYTDTKTEGVYSCRACGAELFRSDTKFESHCGWPSFYDPKDTDAVELIQDRSHGMVRTEVRCARCGSHLGHVFEGEGYPTPTDQRYCINSISLRLTPDA, from the coding sequence GTGCCGTACGACGTCGAGAAGCCGGACGAACAGTGGCGGGAGGAGCTCACCCCCGCCGAGTACGCGGTGCTGCGCAAGGCCGGCACCGAGCCCGCGTTCGTCGGTGAGTACACGGACACCAAGACCGAGGGCGTCTACTCCTGCCGGGCCTGCGGCGCGGAGCTGTTCCGCTCCGACACGAAGTTCGAGTCGCACTGCGGGTGGCCGTCCTTCTACGACCCGAAGGACACCGACGCGGTCGAGCTGATCCAGGACCGCAGCCACGGCATGGTCCGCACGGAGGTCCGCTGCGCCCGCTGCGGCTCGCACCTGGGCCACGTCTTCGAGGGCGAGGGCTACCCGACCCCGACGGACCAGCGCTACTGCATCAACTCGATCTCACTGCGGCTGACGCCGGACGCCTGA
- the murC gene encoding UDP-N-acetylmuramate--L-alanine ligase — protein sequence MAPGIPAAMERPHFIGIGGAGMSGIAKILAQRGAKVAGSDAKESPTAEALRALGATVHIGHAAGHLADDASCVVVSSAIRADNPELVRAGELSIPVVHRSDALASLMGGLRSIAVAGTHGKTTTTSMLAVALSELDLDPSYAIGGDLAGPGTNATHGEGDIFVAEADESDRSFQKYDPDVAIVLNVELDHHANYASMDEIYESFETFAGKIVPEGTLVVSADQSGAVELTRRVREALPALTVVTYGESETADVRVHKIAPRGLTSEVTVILGGKFLTFTVSVPGRHYALNAVAALAAGIALGIPAHNLASALGTYTGVKRRLQLKGEAAGVQVIDSYAHHPTEMTADLEAMRGAVTDARLLVVFQPHLFSRTQELGTEMGQALALADASVVLDIYPAREDPVPGVTSALIIDAATAAGADVTAVHDKDRVPEVVAGMATPGDLVLTMGAGDVTDLGPRILDHLSS from the coding sequence ATGGCACCCGGCATCCCCGCCGCCATGGAACGACCGCACTTCATCGGCATCGGCGGCGCCGGAATGTCGGGCATCGCCAAGATCCTCGCCCAGCGCGGCGCGAAGGTCGCGGGCAGCGACGCCAAGGAGTCCCCGACGGCCGAGGCGCTGCGCGCCCTGGGGGCGACCGTCCACATCGGGCACGCCGCCGGGCACCTGGCCGACGACGCGAGCTGTGTGGTCGTCTCCAGCGCCATCCGCGCCGACAATCCGGAGCTGGTGCGCGCCGGGGAGCTGTCGATCCCCGTCGTGCACCGCTCCGACGCCCTGGCCTCGCTGATGGGCGGGCTGCGCTCCATCGCGGTGGCCGGCACCCATGGCAAGACCACCACCACCTCGATGCTGGCCGTTGCCCTGAGCGAGCTGGACCTCGACCCCTCGTACGCCATCGGCGGCGACCTGGCCGGGCCCGGCACCAACGCCACGCACGGCGAGGGCGACATCTTCGTCGCCGAGGCCGACGAGAGCGACCGCAGCTTCCAGAAGTACGACCCCGACGTCGCGATCGTCCTCAACGTCGAGCTGGACCACCACGCGAACTACGCGTCGATGGACGAGATCTACGAGTCCTTCGAGACCTTCGCCGGGAAGATCGTCCCCGAGGGCACGCTCGTCGTCTCCGCCGACCAGTCCGGCGCCGTCGAGCTGACCCGCCGGGTCCGCGAGGCGCTGCCCGCGCTCACCGTCGTCACCTACGGCGAGTCGGAGACCGCGGACGTGCGCGTCCACAAGATCGCCCCGCGCGGCCTGACCAGTGAGGTCACGGTGATCCTGGGCGGGAAGTTCCTCACCTTCACGGTGTCCGTGCCCGGCCGCCACTACGCGCTCAACGCGGTCGCCGCCCTCGCCGCCGGCATCGCGCTCGGCATCCCCGCCCACAACCTCGCCTCGGCCCTCGGCACGTACACCGGGGTCAAGCGCCGCCTCCAGCTCAAGGGCGAGGCGGCCGGCGTCCAGGTCATCGACAGCTACGCGCACCACCCCACCGAGATGACCGCCGACCTGGAGGCCATGCGCGGCGCCGTCACCGACGCCCGCCTCCTCGTCGTCTTCCAGCCGCACCTGTTCTCGCGCACCCAGGAGCTGGGCACCGAGATGGGCCAGGCCCTCGCCCTCGCCGACGCCTCCGTGGTCCTGGACATCTACCCGGCCCGCGAGGACCCCGTCCCCGGGGTCACCAGCGCCCTGATCATCGACGCCGCGACCGCCGCCGGGGCCGACGTCACCGCCGTCCACGACAAGGACCGGGTCCCCGAGGTCGTCGCGGGAATGGCGACCCCCGGCGACCTCGTTCTCACCATGGGAGCGGGCGACGTCACCGACCTCGGCCCGCGAATCCTGGACCACCTGTCGAGCTGA
- a CDS encoding LysE family translocator, translating to MTELLGFIAASLLIIVVPGPDLALLLGNTARSGQRAGVATAAGIMLGHAVLAAAAVAGLTALLTASEIGYAAVRLAGAFYLIHLGLKALIGFVRMRRSSAERRTAGHDARPARAVTGRTMRVCVRQGLISNLLNPKVAAFYLSLFPQFVLPGMSTTANQSTLAGVFWVLCLLWFALVLTLLARIRALLRRPGVEQGLAGVSGVSLIGLGTALALRG from the coding sequence ATGACAGAGCTGCTGGGCTTCATCGCGGCCTCCCTGCTCATCATCGTGGTACCCGGCCCCGACCTGGCTCTGCTCCTGGGCAATACCGCCAGATCCGGTCAGCGCGCCGGAGTCGCGACAGCTGCGGGGATCATGCTCGGCCACGCCGTTCTGGCCGCGGCCGCCGTGGCGGGGCTCACGGCTTTGTTGACCGCCTCGGAAATCGGCTATGCGGCTGTGCGCCTGGCCGGCGCCTTCTACCTCATCCACCTCGGGCTCAAAGCCCTGATCGGATTCGTCCGCATGCGGCGCAGCAGTGCCGAGAGGAGAACGGCCGGCCACGACGCCCGGCCCGCCCGGGCGGTGACGGGACGCACCATGCGCGTCTGTGTGCGGCAGGGACTGATCAGCAACCTTTTGAATCCCAAGGTGGCGGCCTTCTACCTGTCACTCTTTCCCCAGTTCGTCCTGCCGGGAATGAGCACGACCGCGAACCAGAGCACGCTCGCGGGCGTCTTCTGGGTCCTGTGCCTGCTCTGGTTCGCGCTGGTGCTCACGCTCCTCGCCCGCATCAGGGCCCTGCTGCGCCGTCCTGGCGTCGAGCAGGGCCTTGCCGGAGTGTCGGGCGTGAGCCTGATCGGCCTCGGGACCGCTCTGGCTCTGCGCGGCTGA